One window of the Bos mutus isolate GX-2022 chromosome X, NWIPB_WYAK_1.1, whole genome shotgun sequence genome contains the following:
- the GPR143 gene encoding LOW QUALITY PROTEIN: G-protein coupled receptor 143 (The sequence of the model RefSeq protein was modified relative to this genomic sequence to represent the inferred CDS: inserted 2 bases in 1 codon): MASPRLGTFCCPTRDAATRLALGFQPRAFHALCLGSGALRLALGLLQLRPGRRPAGPGIASASPATSARVPASVRIVRAATACDLLGCLGIAVRSAVWLGFPSFVDDISAMNNTDVWPAVFCVGSALWIQLLYSACFWWWFCYAVDAYLVIQRSAGQSTILLYHLMTWGLAALLSVEGALMLYYPSMARCERGLEHAIPHYITTYLPLLLVLVGNPILFRKTVTAVASLLKGRQGIYTENERRMGAMIKTRFFKIMLVFIVCWFSNVINESLLFYLEMQPDINSSSLKQVRNAAKTTWFMMGILNPAQGFLLSLAFYGWTGCRLTLPGPSKEIQWDSMTTSATEGRXPSPGGPHEPGEGPAPKKDLPGGTHTSDEALSLVSEGSGGSTIEIHIASGSRGGKAPDSLPKVQGTP, from the exons ATGGCCTCTCCGCGACTAGGCACCTTCTGCTGCCCCACGCGGGACGCCGCCACGCGGCTCGCGCTGGGCTTCCAGCCGCGGGCTTTCCACGCGCTGTGTCTGGGTAGCGGCGCGCTCCGCCTGGCGCTCGGCCTCCTGCAGCTGCGGCCCGGGCGCCGGCCCGCGGGCCCCGGGATCGCCTCAGCCTCGCCGGCGACCTCGGCCCGCGTCCCCGCCTCCGTGCGCATCGTGCGCGCCGCAACCGCTTGCGACCTGCTTGGCTGCCTGG GTATCGCGGTCCGATCTGCGGTGTGGTTAGGGTTTCCGAGTTTCGTGGACGACATCTCTGCCATGAACAACACAGATGTGTGGCCTGCCGTCTTCTGCGTGGGGAGTGCA CTCTGGATCCAGCTGCTGTACAGCGCCTGCTTCTGGTGGTGGTTCTGCTACGCAGTGGATGCCTACCTGGTGATCCAGAGGTCGGCTGGACAGAG CACCATCCTGCTGTACCACCTAATGACCTGGGGCCTGGCTGCCCTGCTGAGCGTGGAGGGCGCCCTCATGCTGTACTATCCTTCCATGGCCAG gtgCGAGAGGGGCCTGGAGCATGCCATCCCCCACTACATCACCACGTACTTGCCGCTGCTACTGGTCCTGGTGGGCAACCCCATCCTATTTCGAAAGACAGTGACCGCAG TGGCCTCCTTACTGAAGGGAAGACAAGGCATTTACACGGAGAACGAGAGACGCATGGGAGCCATGATCAAGACCCGATTCTTCAAGATAATGCTGGTTTTCATTGTTTG CTGGTTCTCAAATGTCATCAACGAAAGCCTTTTGTTCTATCTTGAAATGCAACCAGATATCAACAGCAGCTCTTTGAAACAGGTCAGAAACGCAGCCAAGACCACGTGGTTCATGATG gggatcctgAATCCAGCCCAAGGTTTCCTGTTGTCCCTGGCCTTCTATGGCTGGACAGGCTGCCGCCTGACGCTTCCAGGTcccagcaaggagatccagtggGACTCGATGACCACCTCGGCCACCGAGGGGCG CCCCTCCCCCGGGGGCCCCCACGAGCCCGGGGAAGGCCCCGCTCCCAAGAAGGATCTTCCGGGCGGCACGCACACTTCCGATGAGGCCTTGAGCTTGGTTTCCGAAG